The Naumovozyma dairenensis CBS 421 chromosome 1, complete genome genome includes a region encoding these proteins:
- the NRP1 gene encoding Nrp1p (similar to Saccharomyces cerevisiae NRP1 (YDL167C); ancestral locus Anc_7.349) → MHYVVLEVESFHEEGTLKDQTRIINLSYQIVNIDDSTLLAQTNPVASIAISNDSENFQDALVQLDSDIKTTIGQNEFVICTLNSLTNLRVTLRRQALDIGVNLPQYLRYPKLFDLWVEFKKFCANHPELDLNEEMVTSKDVAILTDILGLQSNNTENYTIDISTDVLLSLYKKCSSSEDIKFVLTQPYDLQMDIKTFYEEEARVIFISNLPPDITQNELETWFANHNSKPICYWTSKTPDEYSRNFHNNTYVMNQHSIIGFIIFQTHEEAKQSLLLNGKSISSSTLHMKQLYPVEHIIEVAPSSTKVLDHTQDILIPFPQSKNKPRLGDWNCPSCGFSNFQRRTACFRCSFPAPNNSNTNNTNNGESNNNTQTTGEHTNTSPHSSLQQAVHHSPYQTYNKLNDSVTGSLNQQTYRYSNNNNSNIKIHNTANFNMPFTSYTGNGSSVPFRAGDWKCPSCTYHNFAKNIACLRCGDPKLSGIHQDNNTKNNITNNSNNFGFDNRSRNNKAFGMKNHTNIDKYLKTSSLPSPYMSSSNNEMYTKNEGIIDIGTTNLTNMDNNENVFNM, encoded by the coding sequence ATGCATTATGTTGTACTAGAAGTGGAAAGTTTCCATGAAGAAGGCACCTTGAAGGACCAAACTCGTATAATCAATCTCTCCTATCAAATTGTTAACATTGATGATTCAACATTACTTGCACAAACAAATCCTGTTGCATCCATTGCTATATCAAATGATTCAGAAAATTTCCAGGATGCACTAGTACAATTAGATTCCGATATAAAAACTACAATTGGTCAAAATGAATTTGTAATCTGTAcattgaattcattaacaaATCTTCGTGTCACATTGCGTCGTCAGGCACTCGATATTGGTGTCAATTTACCTCAATATTTAAGGTATCCTAAGCTTTTTGATCTTTGGGTtgaatttaagaaattcTGTGCTAACCATCCCGAACTTGACTTAAATGAAGAGATGGTAACTTCAAAGGACGTTGCCATACTAACAGATATTCTAGGTTTacaatcaaataatacaGAGAACTATACCATCGATATATCAACAGatgttttattatcattgtATAAGAAATGCTCCTCTTCagaagatattaaattcGTTCTTACTCAACCGTATGATTTACAAATGGATATCAAAACTTTTTATGAGGAAGAAGCAAGAGTTATCTTCATTAGTAACCTACCTCCAGATATAACGCagaatgaattagaaacttGGTTTGCCAACCATAATTCTAAACCAATTTGCTATTGGACATCTAAGACACCCGATGAGTATTCACGGAACTTCCATAATAACACATACGTTATGAACCAGCACAGTATAATTggttttattattttccaaactCATGAGGAAGCAAAGCAATCACTTTTATTAAATGGTAAATCTATCTCATCAAGTACGCTCCATATGAAACAACTGTATCCTGTAGAACACATAATAGAAGTTGCACCATCATCAACGAAAGTTCTCGATCATACGCAAGATATATTAATACCTTTTCCACaaagtaaaaataaacCAAGACTCGGTGATTGGAATTGCCCATCTTGTGGATTCTCgaattttcaaagaagaacagCATGTTTCAGATGTTCATTTCCTGCACCAAACAATAGTAATACCAATAACACTAATAATGGAGAATCAAACAACAACACTCAAACAACTGGAGAGCATACAAATACTTCTCCTCATTCTTCTCTACAACAAGCTGTCCACCATTCTCCATATCAAACGTACAATAAACTGAATGATTCAGTTACAGGGTCTCTGAACCAACAAACATATCGCTatagtaacaataataacagtaaTATTAAGATCCATAATACAGCTAATTTTAACATGCCTTTTACATCGTATACAGGAAACGGCTCAAGTGTCCCATTTAGAGCAGGAGATTGGAAATGTCCGTCCTGTACATATCATAATTTTGCAAAAAATATAGCATGTTTACGTTGTGGGGATCCAAAATTAAGTGGAATCcatcaagataataataccaagAACAATATtactaataatagtaacaatTTTGGTTTTGATAATAGGAGTCGAAATAATAAGGCATTTGGGATGAAAAATCATACGAATATTGACAAGTATCTGAAGAcatcatcattaccatCGCCATATATGTCctcttctaataatgaaatgtaCACAAAGAATGAGGgaattattgatattggTACTACCAATCTAACAAATATGGACAATAATGAAAACGTGTTTAATATGTGA